A region of Antedon mediterranea chromosome 8, ecAntMedi1.1, whole genome shotgun sequence DNA encodes the following proteins:
- the LOC140056355 gene encoding lysosomal protective protein-like: protein MGVLQLWLSVFTPFIFVSLVCSEANTDEVTSLPGISPKLITFKQYSGYLNATGTRRFHYWFVESESNPAKDPVVFWMNGGPGCSSLIGFFSENGPFLPSNDGKTLALNPYRWNKIANMVFLESPAGVGFSYSASSVPNTSDEEVAQDNYLAVQNFFVKYPNLKANPFYLTGESYCGIYTPTLAVKILEGNATINMQGFMIGNPLVNYSLNTNSLMYYAFWHGVISAKMWEEMLQYCCNDGDDCTFYQSTNENCKVRVDQANSLVYKQGLNPYALYQDCYKGIPPHLHQYITNMNGIYPEYKSKWKQIREEIRKQPKVSPAPRLGGQKVGSLDCVNSTAMTAYLNTATVQKAIHVTATTNWATCSDAVSDNYVRNYKDMTPQFQKLLRSYRSLIYHGDTDMECNFLGGEWFVENLGQPVKVAYRDWTYNNQVAGFVKEFENITYMTVKASGHMVPQYKPAQAYQMFSNFLLNKPQ, encoded by the exons ATGGGGGTATTGCAGCTTTGGTTGTCCGTTTTCACTCCTTTTATTTTCGTATCGTTGGTATGTTCGGAAGCAAATACAGATGAAGTAACATCTTTACCAGGAATTTCTCCAAAACTGATCACATTTAAGCAGTATTCGGGGTATTTGAATGCAACAGGGACCAGACGATTTCACTACTG GTTTGTTGAATCTGAAAGTAATCCAGCGAAGGACCCGGTTGTTTTTTGGATGAATGGCGGACCAGGATGCAGCTCTCTAATCGGTTTCTTTTCAGAAAATGGACCGTTTCta CCTAGCAATGATGGCAAAACATTGGCTCTGAATCCATACCGTTGGAATAAAATTGCAAACATGGTTTTCTTAGAATCACCAGCAGGAGTTGGATTTTCATACTCGGCATCATCTGTACCCAATACTAGTGACGAAGAa GTTGCACAGGACAATTATCTTGCAGTGCAGAATTTCTTTGTTAAGTACCCCAACCTCAAAGCAAACCCATTCTATTTGACTGGTGAGAGTTATTGTGGCATTTATACACCAACATTAGCAGTCAAAATACTGGAAGGAAATGCCACTATTAATATGCAG GGTTTTATGATTGGAAATCCATTGGTAAATTATTCTCTAAACACCAATTCTCTTATGTACTATGCATTCTGGCATGGAGTCATCAGTGCAAA AATGTGGGAAGAAATGCTTCAGTATTGCTGTAACGATGGTGATGACTGTACTTTTTATCAATCAACTAATGAAAACTGCAAAGTGAGG GTTGATCAAGCTAATTCATTAGTGTATAAGCAAGGATTGAATCCATACGCCTTGTACCAAGATTGTTACAAGGGAATTCCACCCCACCTACACCAGTACATAACAAACATGAATGGTATATATCCGGAGTATAAAtcaaaatggaaacaaattcgAGAGGAAATA aGAAAGCAACCCAAAGTTAGTCCAGCACCACGATTGGGAGGCCAGAAGGTCGGGAGTTTGGACTGTGTAAATTCCACGGCCATGACAGCGTACTTAAATACGGCAACTGTGCAAAAGGCAATTCATGTTACAGCTACTACAAATTGGGCAACCTGTAG TGATGCAGTTTCTGATAATTATGTGAGAAACTACAAAGACATGACCCCACAATTTCAGAAACTCCTGCGAAGCTACCGAAGCCTGATTTACCACGGTGACACAGACATGGAGTGTAACTTCCTCGGCGGCGAGTGGTTCGTCGAGAATCTGGGTCAACCTGTGAAGGTCGCATACCGTGACTGGACGTACAACAACCAAGTTGCCGGATTTGTAAAGGAGTTTGAGAACATCACGTACATGACGGTGAAGGCATCTGGTCACATGGTACCACAATATAAACCTGCGCAAGCTTATCAGATGTTTTCAAACTTTTTGTTAAATAAACCGCAATAA
- the LOC140056360 gene encoding cytosolic iron-sulfur assembly component 2B-like: MTQLENENPLIHQKLQERSVLPEEEDDNIVDAFDTREVFDLIRGINDPEHPLTLEDLNVVDLSNVQVDDAKNDVKVLFTPTIPHCSMATLIGLSIKVKLLRSLPSRFKVDVEISPGSHASEHAVNKQLADKERVAAALENTHLIAVVNQCLENS; this comes from the exons ATGACTCAGTTGGAAAATGAAAATCCTCTAATTCATCAGAAATTACAAGAACGTTCTGTGTTACCCGAAGAGGAAGATGACAATATAGTTGACGCTTTCGATACGAGAGAAGTTTTTGATCTGATTCGCGGAATAAATGATCCTGAACATCCGCTGACTCTTGAAGATTTAAATGTTGTTGATTTGTCCAATGTTCAG GTTGATGATGCCAAAAATGATGTAAAAGTTCTTTTCACTCCCACAATACCTCACTGCAGTATGGCCACACTCATTGGCCTGTCCATTAAGGTCAAACTTCTTCGATCTTTACCCTCAAGGTTTAAG GTTGATGTTGAGATTTCTCCGGGTAGCCATGCATCTGAGCATGCAG taaataaGCAACTTGCCGACAAAGAAAGAGTAGCAGCTGCTCTTGAAAACACTCATCTTATAGCCGTTGTGAATCAGTGTTTGGAAAATAGTTGA
- the LOC140056356 gene encoding tetratricopeptide repeat protein 5-like, with protein MAAATTTESDQTSTSLLSKMEEAVNKLYDFRDHYFERNSLDRAIHKAKELEEELNKTIKLLEEHQVETPERAVFFFLKGKALNVLPEFSPDALECLSRAVKLDPKLVEAWNQLGECYWKKKDVDTARNCFNGALNHSKNKYSLRNLSMVLRQIGKTNEEKNQAIQQSIEYAKEAIQLDIKDGTSWFIMGNAYLAVFFAGSQNPAILKQCISAYSQAEKDPVANCNPDLHFNRATLHKYQEEYELALIDYARASALDPMWTEPKEKMEQLVIYLSKIQDLVEKKGKLKPKRLQQLLGAFKSSDLGPYGGGIFQSAKGDKVTLEPVKLDQLDKGLNKEKVILGKVVCNIMIDEPIPFTFALIDSEGTCYAVNIFNIAQGQGVIIGDSVAIPEPFVMHHELSASDKVIKFPSIRVETPVVLVVNGKKWGIEKQAPTVLSVSTKCE; from the exons ATGGCGGCGGCGACGACGACGGAAAGTGACCAAACGTCAACTTCACTTCTTTCGAAAATGGAG GAAgctgtaaataaattatatgatTTCCGAGACCATTACTTTGAAAGAAATAGTCTTGACCGAGCAATACACAAAGCCAAAGAACTTGAAGAAGAGCTAAACAAAACTATCAAGCTTCTTGAAGAACATCAAG TTGAGACACCAGAGAGGGCAgtgtttttctttttgaaaGGCAAAGCGTTAAACGTTCTCCCAGAATTTAGCCCCGATGCACTTGAATGCTTATCACGTGCCGTCAAGCTTGACCCCAAACTTGTCGAAGCTTGGAACCAATTAGGTGAATGCTATTGGAAGAAGAAAGATGTTGACACAGCTAGGAACTGTTTCAATGGCGCCCTCAACCAT AGTAAGAACAAGTATTCATTGCGTAACCTGTCAATGGTTTTAAGACAAATTGGAAAAACAAATGAAGAAAAGAACCAAGCTATACAACAAAGTATAGAATATGCTAAGGAAGCTATTCAACTGGACATTAAAGATGGAACATCATGGT TTATTATGGGGAACGCATATTTGGCTGTGTTTTTTGCTGGAAGTCAAAATCCGGCTATACTTAAACAATGTATAAGTGCCTACTCACAAGCA gAGAAAGATCCAGTAGCAAATTGCAATCCTGATTTACATTTTAATAGAGCAACA TTGCACAAATATCAAGAGGAATATGAACTAGCATTAATAGACTATGCAAGAGCAAGTGCTCTGGACCCCATGTGGACAGAACCAAAGGAGAAAATGGAACAATTAGTTATATACCTATCAAAAATACAAGATTTAGTTGAGAAAAAA GgaaaattaaaaccaaaaagACTACAGCAGCTGTTAGGCGCCTTCAAGTCATCTGATCTAGGCCCTTATGGTGGAGGAATATTCCAATCTGCCAAGGGGGATAAAGTGACGTTGGAGCCTGTCAAATTAGATCAGCTTGATAAAGGACTAAACAAAGAAAAAGTTATATTAGGAAAAGTAGTGTGCAATATAATGATAGATGAGCCAATTCCATT TACATTTGCATTGATTGACTCAGAAGGCACCTGTTATGCGGTTAATATATTCAACATTGCTCAAGGTCAAGGGGTCATCATAGGAGATTCCGTAGCAATACCTGAACCATTTGTTATGCACCATGAGCTTAGTGCTAGTGATAAG GTTATCAAGTTCCCCAGTATAAGAGTAGAAACTCCAGTGGTGTTAGTAGTCAATGGAAAGAAATGGGGAATAGAAAAGCAGGCACCAACAGTCTTATCTGTATCTACTAAATGCGAATAA
- the LOC140056357 gene encoding mitochondrial inner membrane protein OXA1L-like, which translates to MAAYMFEKRAVDLSVLIVSTNKKSITKCTRNIKTFQQAFSHNKLSKSQSSSSLLKHQLGRNIPYEVSALSFVRHNSTLDDVGASLENPISETANQLSSLPSSDVATTAAEILQPVAEIPFSELGLGGYTPVGLLQSALEFLHISAGLPWWAAIATGTIIARIAVFPIIVRNQRYSGRMNNVMPTFQKLTAKFNEARTSGDQTEVMMASNEMQRFMKKHDINPLKSFMGVAVQAPIFISFFIGLRKMATLPVESMQVGGMSWFTDLTTSDPYYIMPAMATLSMLAVLELGGEAGVSSAQMQKMKIVFRVLPFLVLPFIVSMPKAVFCYWITSNCVSVAQVGMLRFPSVREALNIPVRVKHRPEDMPKQEGIIQSIKSGWKNAQTSYDFDQAKKSQIQRLRESGTGPVPQTFSYDPTKQQPTVAQPMSTTTKNVRKKIR; encoded by the exons CGTGCGGTAGATTTGTCAGTTTTAATAGTATCAACGAATAAGAAGTCAATTACTAAG tGTACAAGAAATATCAAAACATTTCAACAAGCATTTTCtcataataaattatcaaaGTCTCAAAGCAGTTCTTCACTTCTCAAGCATCAGTTAGGTCGAAATATTCCTTATGAAGTTTCTGCATTAAGTTTTGTGCGACACAATAGTACACTAGATGATGTAGGAGCAAGTTTAGAAAATCCG ATTTCAGAGACTGCCAACCAGCTATCCTCCTTGCCATCCAGTGATGTGGCTACAACAGCAGCAGAGATTCTTCAGCCTGTGGCAGAGATTCCATTTTCAGAGCTTGGGCTTGGCGGTTACACTCCAGTTGGGTTGCTACAAAGTGCTTTAGAATTTCTTCATATATCTGCTGGCTTACCGTGGTGGGCTGCTATTGCTACAG GTACCATAATAGCAAGAATAGCTGTTTTTCCAATAATTGTTCGTAACCAACGTTATTCTGGACGTATGAACAATGTAATGCCAACGTTTCAAAAGCTTACAGCTAAATTTAATGAAGCCAGGACATCAGGAGATCAAACTGAAG TAATGATGGCAAGTAATGAAATGCAGCGGTTTATGAAGAAACACGATATTAATCCACTTAAGAGTTTTATGGGAGTAGCTGTTCAG GCACCAATATTTATATCATTCTTCATTGGGCTACGAAAAATGGCAACATTACCAGTTGAAAGCATGCAAGTTGGAGGAATGTCATGGTTCACTGATCTTACAACCTCTGACCCTTATTATATAATGCCCGCAATGGCAACCCTCTCTATGTTAGCTGTGTTGGAG CTTGGTGGAGAAGCAGGTGTGAGTTCCGCTCAAATGCAAAAAATGAAGATTGTTTTTCGAGTGCTGCCTTTTCTTGTCCTTCCATTCATTGTATCCATGCCTAAA GCCGTGTTCTGTTATTGGATAACATCCAACTGTGTATCTGTAGCTCAAGTTGGTATGCTGCGGTTTCCCTCTGTTCGTGAAGCCTTGAATATTCCTGTACGTGTAAAGCACCGTCCTGAAGACATGCCAAAACAGGAAGGCATTATTCAGAGCATAAAATCAG GCTGGAAGAATGCTCAAACCTCGTATGATTTTGACCAGGCTAAGAAAAGTCAAATACAACGATTGAGAGAGTCCGGTACTGGACCTGTACCACAGACATTCTCATATGACCCAACAAAACAGCAACCAACTGTGGCACAACCAATGTCCACAACAACTAAAAATGTACGGAAGAAGATTcgataa